From a single Micromonospora carbonacea genomic region:
- a CDS encoding NADPH-dependent F420 reductase: MKIGIIGSGHIGGTLTRRLSALGHDVTVTNSRGPASLGDLARETGATAGTLEQATEQAEIVVVAIPLRAVPDLPAGRFEGRIVVDADNYYPQRDGEIAELLDRSLSSSRWTAEHLKGARVVKAFNNIQAQHLMDNGRPAGASDRIGLPVAGDDADAKRVVMELVDALGFDPVDAGTLDESWRQQPDTPVYGTDRDADGVRQGLADARP; this comes from the coding sequence ATGAAGATCGGAATCATCGGGTCGGGGCACATCGGTGGCACCCTCACCCGTCGGCTGAGCGCCCTGGGCCACGACGTGACGGTCACCAACTCGCGTGGACCGGCGTCCCTGGGCGACCTCGCGCGGGAGACCGGGGCGACCGCGGGAACCCTGGAGCAGGCCACCGAGCAGGCCGAGATCGTCGTGGTGGCCATCCCGCTGCGGGCGGTGCCGGACCTTCCCGCCGGGCGCTTCGAGGGCCGGATCGTGGTGGACGCCGACAACTACTACCCCCAACGCGACGGCGAGATCGCCGAGCTGCTGGACCGCAGCCTCAGTTCGAGCCGGTGGACGGCGGAGCACCTGAAGGGTGCCCGGGTGGTGAAGGCGTTCAACAACATCCAGGCCCAGCACCTCATGGACAACGGGCGGCCGGCCGGCGCCTCGGACCGGATCGGGCTTCCGGTTGCCGGCGACGACGCCGACGCGAAGCGGGTCGTGATGGAGCTGGTCGACGCCCTGGGCTTCGACCCGGTCGACGCCGGCACCCTCGACGAGAGCTGGCGGCAGCAGCCGGACACGCCCGTGTACGGCACCGACCGCGACGCCGACGGCGTACGGCAGGGGTTGGCCGACGCGCGGCCCTGA